The genomic stretch TTGGATGACCATTTGCCTCTTCCAGACATAACTGTTGGTGATATTGGAATGAAATTTGGTAGTGGAGCATACAACAGTATGGACAATGGGGTATTAAGATTTGATCATGTGCGCATCCCAAGGGATCAAATGTTGATGAGGTTTGTATATGAACATGTATCTGTTGTGGTTTAAAATATCCCAagttgcttccctctggtttgaGGAAGAAAGGGGAACCTTTAGGAGATTTTTTAGGGGTTAAAATTCCAATTCAGATGTCCATATTATATGTTGCCAAGGATACTTAACTAGGATCACCATTCTGAATTTCTTTCAATTTCAAATGTATCAGGGTTTCTCAGGTCACAAGAGAAGGGAAATATGTGCAATCCAATGTTCCGCGACAGCTAGTTTATGGTACAATGGTATTTGTGCGGAAAGCTATTGTACTTGATGCTTCATGTGCTCTATCACGGGCAGTTTGTATAGCTACAAGGTACAGTGCTGTTCGTAGACAATTTGGTTCGCAAAACGATGGTGTCGAGACCCAGGTATGCCATTTTTACTGTATAGAAAGAGAGACATCACATATACTGTCGTGAAAGAGTGGGCTTGGGTTTTTGGGAGTGTGAAAACTATGAGTATGACGATTCTATTTTTTAGTGAAAGTTTGCTTGTGCTTTCCCATTGGGATAAGCAATAttggttttgaacaatgttaAATTATCGATTTCTTTATGTTCTTGTAAAATTGTGTTCTTGGCTGCGCGATTCAACAATATGTTTTAAAATGGCATTAACTACCAACCTTTTGTTTCTCTCTTTTTCTATAGGTGATTGATTACAAAACACAGCAAAATAGGCTCTTCCCTCTATTGGCCTCTGCCTATGCTTTCAGATTTGTTGGTGAATGGTTAAGCTGGCTATATACTGATGTGACCCAAAGGTTGCAAGCCAAAGATTTCTCTACATTGCCTGAGGCTCATGCATGCACTGCAGGGTTGAAGTCATTGACTACGTCTGCCACTGCTGTAAGTGATCACATTGAGCTTAAAATTTccttatttgtatctttttgttcaCTTCAGAGTTAATTTGATCTCTTGTATATGATCTGAAAGAAACTTCTACTGAGATTAGCTTGGCACGTGTTTGTTTTAGGTTAGCCTTGCTTGTGTATCCCTGTATTCTCTTCAGCTTTATACCTTTTCTTCAGTGTTTTTATCAAGTTCCTGTTTTAAAAAGTAATTGGAAGTGGTGGGGCTAGTAATAGTTTCAAGTATCAAAGGTTTACAGTTGGTTAAATATAGGCATCCTCTGCCATGTGCTGGGATTGTGTGATTCACGAGTTTATTAAATGCCTAATGCTAACACTCATTACTGTATTGCTGGGTGAGATAAAACTGTGCTGTTGTTTTCTCCATAGTAGCTTTGATGTTTTTCTTGTATTCTGTTCCCATCCCTAAAAAAGAAAAATTTGACTGAAGGTTTTCTTATTTTGGACTGTATAATTATTTTCAGGATGCTATTGAAGAATGTAGAAAATTGTGTGGTGGTCATGGTTACCTGTCTAGCAGTGGGCTTCCTGAGCTATTTGCAGTTTATGTTCCTGCCTGTACATATGAAGGAGACAATGTTGTGCTACATCTACAGGTCTGTGACAATGGAGTACATATGAAGGAAAAATGTCTCCAATCTTCTTTTTTGCCTCCATTTACTAACAAGAGCTTTAAGAATATTGATCTCTTTGCATATTTGATTTATTGTGTATTTTTCGGATATTGACCTCTTCTCCTGAATTATGCACAATGGAATTTGGTAGTAGCCATTGTTTGAACTTTGCTTTTTAAGTGTTAGGGTGCTATCAATGTTCTTCAGATTTCATGTGCTGATGTTCTTCCAAAAACAATTTAGGTTGCAAGGTTTCTCATGAAGACTGTTTCTCAGTTGGTGTCTGGGAAAAAGCCTGTTGGTACTACATCTTATTTGGGACGTGTTGAACATCTCATGCAATCTCAACCTAAAGTGCAAAAAGGCTAGTTTTTCCACTCCCTCTAAAGTTTCATGGAAAGTAGTCGCATTacgtatttttaaaattataacatTGGTTTCAGTTGGATTGGTGTCTGGAGAATTGGAATTGAATGGTAACCATATAGGACAAACTTGAGAACCTAGATATGATTTAGGATCACACCATTAGCAATGCATAAATCAATGAGCTGttgcttcaaaaataaattaataaaattttatcattcTTTCTGATTCTACAGCTGAGGATTGGTTGCAGCCTAATGTCGTGGTGGAGGTATTTGAAGCAAGAGCCACCAGGATGTCTGTTGCCTGTGCTCAGAACCTTAACAAGTTTCCAAATCAGGAAGATGGTATATAAATTACTACATttgtcctctctctctctctctcttttcctgATCAAATATCTAAGTGGTGATATTCATGGGGATGGTAAGAGTTGGAATAATTTATATCGAATCACTGAGGTCCATTAATGCTTTCATCATTGATTTTTGTTTCCGACGTATTTTTCACAATTTTAGTTGTACATATTAATTTCTTACATGTTAAATGTATTGTGAACAGTAACACTTCACTAAGTCAAAAACATGGTTGATGGGTCATACTTGCATGTGATGCTATGTGAAAAGGTGGGGGTGTTTTCTCCCAGACTGTTTATTTATCTCACTTGTCTTTCCTCTTACTCCAGGCTTTTCGGAACTCTCAGCTGATTTAGTTGAGGCATCAGTTGCTCATTGCCAATTAATTGTCGTTTCCAAGTAAGCTTCTCCTATTTTTGTCTCAATCAAGTCTGAGTTTTCTTAATCATAGTATTGCTTAGTTTTGGCTTACTCCCTGTGAACCATCTCTTTCATTCAGTCTAATGCAACTTCAAAGCATTATAGCATAACAGTTGAGTATGTGCAAAACAGTATTCTCCTAGTgggatttatttattttaaaaaaggtGTATTATCTTTTCTGCTCAAATGTTTATATCGTTGATTTTTAGCGTCCTTGAAATGGCATTATTGTCTCGTAATCAGAAGTAGTTTCCTGTTAGAACTTTTGGATGGATTTTCTCTTCATAATTTAGCCTAGACTAGACAAAGAGTTGGTTTTAAAAACTCTTAGAACTTTCACCAAAAGAAAAAGTTCGTGCAGCAAAGTTGCCTACTCTACCGGCTGGTGTTGATTACTTATTGTCTGCCTCGTCTATTATTCTCATGCATCAGGTTCCTTGAGAAATTACAACAAGACATTCCTGGAAAAGGAGTGAAGGAGCAGTTGCAGAGTCTTTGTTACATTTATGCTCTGTCCCTCATCCACAAACATCTTGGTGATTTTGTTGCGACTGGCTGCATTACACCCAAGCAAGCCTCACTCGCAAATGAACAACTTCGTTCTCTATATTCCAAGGTTTGTCCCAAACATCTCACTTTTACGATCCTTTATTTACTCCTGAAACCTTGTGAATGTAAGACCACTTTGCTCATCCTTAATACTAATTTCAAGTTACCTGGATCATCCACTAGGTCCGCCCCAACGCTGTTGCCCTTGTTGACGCATTCAATTACACTGACCACTTTCTTAGCTCAGTTCTTGGCCGCTACGATGGTAATGTGTATCAAAACCTCTATGATGAGGCATGGAAAGATCCTCTGAATGAATCGGTTGTGCCTGATGGCTACCAGGAATACATAAGGCCCCTTCTGAAGCAGCAGCTGCGTAATGCAAGGCTCTGAAGATGATTGGCAAATATGCCAAATTAGTTtgataatttatataataattgtgACATGCAATTGTTCAATGTGTTAATTATGAATTTAGCTGTTTTGTTTATTTGGACAGAGAAATatacatatatgatatatatatatatatttatatatgtatgtatattatgTTTCAGAGAACAAAAAATAAATGCAAAACAGCTTTTAGCTTAATTGAATTTTTAGTGGGCATACAAACAGTTATTTGTGAATCTATATCACCGATTTGGATATTCAGTGCTGTTTGGACCAAAATGTTGGACTATTTGTTGGGTTAATCCAGCAGATAAATtaatagatttttttaaaaaaaaaattaactttatttatttttatcatttttaccATGTTAAAAAaagatattatttaaaaatacaatttcaaACTTTTAATTTTACAAATACGATTTGTCATCAAACATATTATGAATAGTGGAAATTACTTGggatatggctttttttttactTGTTTTCATAAATATGGACTTTTTTAGATTTTGTATAAATTATGGCTTTTTCCTAACTTAAGCTTATTAATATTtccatatttttatgttttattgaaataaagtcatattttttgtaattaattgctTAGTGTTTagaaactttttattttttttgggagGTTTAGAGACTTGTAttacttttgtttttcttttaatttagtACAATGATATGTAATCTTATTATtacaatatttaaaaaattatgctATTAATATCtgaatttataatttttaataattaagttTATCAATtaatcaaaattaattttttaaaaataaatttaacaaattatacagattaaaaagaaaatataaacacATTTGGATTCTCAATAGAAAGACCAAATAATATTTTTTAGGTATTTTTATCATTAcatcc from Humulus lupulus chromosome 5, drHumLupu1.1, whole genome shotgun sequence encodes the following:
- the LOC133778128 gene encoding peroxisomal acyl-coenzyme A oxidase 1-like codes for the protein MEGVDHLAHERSKAQFDVDELKIVWAGSRHEFEVSDRIARLVASDPVFRKDNRTMLARKDLFKNTLRKAAHAWKRIIELRLTEEEAKKLRFFVDEPSFTDLHWGMFVPAIQGQGTDEQQDKWLPLAYKMQIIGCYAQTELGHGSNVQGLETTATFDPQADEFIINSPTLTSSKWWPGGLGKISTHAVVYARLITDGQDHGVHGFIVQLRSLDDHLPLPDITVGDIGMKFGSGAYNSMDNGVLRFDHVRIPRDQMLMRVSQVTREGKYVQSNVPRQLVYGTMVFVRKAIVLDASCALSRAVCIATRYSAVRRQFGSQNDGVETQVIDYKTQQNRLFPLLASAYAFRFVGEWLSWLYTDVTQRLQAKDFSTLPEAHACTAGLKSLTTSATADAIEECRKLCGGHGYLSSSGLPELFAVYVPACTYEGDNVVLHLQVARFLMKTVSQLVSGKKPVGTTSYLGRVEHLMQSQPKVQKAEDWLQPNVVVEVFEARATRMSVACAQNLNKFPNQEDGFSELSADLVEASVAHCQLIVVSKFLEKLQQDIPGKGVKEQLQSLCYIYALSLIHKHLGDFVATGCITPKQASLANEQLRSLYSKVRPNAVALVDAFNYTDHFLSSVLGRYDGNVYQNLYDEAWKDPLNESVVPDGYQEYIRPLLKQQLRNARL